The genomic region GCTGATGGTAAACCTTTTGCTACATCTGATACTTGAGCTGCTATTTTTGATGCTATTACACCTTGTTTTACATGTTCTTTATTTGGAATACATAGATGTTCTGCTGGTGTAACATAACATAAAAAGTCTGCTCCACTAGCCCCCGCAATACTTGCTCCTATTGCTGCTGTTATATGATCATATCCTGGTGCAATATCAGTTACAAGTGGTCCAAGTACATAAAATGGTGCTCCATCACAGATTGTTTTTTGAATTTGCATATTTGCTTGAACTTGACGTATTGGTACATGTCCTGGTCCTTCTACCATAACTTGTACTCCAGCATCACGTGATCTTTTAACAAGACGACCAAGAGTTGTAAGTTCACGTATTTGTGCTATGTCTGTTGCATCATGAGTACATCCAGGTCGTAGTCCATCACCTAGTGATAGTGTTACATCATATTCACGACATATTTCAAGAAGATAATCATATTCTGAGTATAATGGATTTTCACACTCATTATGTACAATCCATGCAGCTGTAAGTGCACCTCCACGTGATACAATACCCATTAGGCGTTCTGAATCTTTAACAGCATTTACTGAATCTTGTGTTATTCCACAATGTACTGTTATAAAGTCAACTCCTTGTTTTGCTTGATTTATTATTGTATCAAATAAGATGTCAGGATCCATATCTACAATTGCTTTTTCATCTTTTGAAGTTCTAACTCCTGCTTCATATAATGGTACTGTTCCAAGTGGTATGTCTGTACGACTTCGTATTGCACGACGTATTTCATCAAGTTTTTCTCCTGTACTTAGATCCATCACAGCATCAGCACCATATTTTACTAGAATATCTAGTTTTTCAAGTTCATCATCTAAGCTTTCTTGTTCTGTTGATGATCCTATATTTGCATTTATTTTTGTCTTTAGGCTTTCTCCAATACCTGTAGGATGAGTATTTGCTGTAATATTTTTTGGTATTACTACTTTTCCACAAGCAATAAGTCTTCGTAGTTTTTCAACATCTACATTTTCATCTTCTGCTACTTGTATCATCTCAGGGGTTATATTTCCCATTTTTGCTTGTTCTAATTGTGTCACAATTTACTCTCCAAAAATTTAGTCAATTTATAAAATATATATAATCTTAAAATATTTTTTTTCTTAAAATAATTTCTATATCAAATATTATATTATAGTTCTAATTTATGTAAAATATAAAATATATATTTTCAAAAAAAGATTAAAAAAAAGGAAGATAAGAAGTTTTTAAAGTAGTTATTTATTTAAAGTAGTGGATTTGGTATATCTTCATCATTTTGTGGATATACATTTATACTTAGATCTTTTCCGGTTTTACGTAATCTATCATCAAGTAGTTTGTGTCCAGCTTCAGATGTTGCATACATTGATACTTTATCTCCATAATAGTAAGCTTTATTTTTTTGTGCATATTTACGTACATATTCTGATGCACATCCTGATACAATATCAGCATATTCAAATACATCTTTTATTTCATCTTCTGTTGCTGATGTTGTATGTGCTACAAGTATGTATATTGTTACATCATCTGGTAAATTCATTTCACGTATTTGTTTAATGAGTGGTGATGGTAGTATGGTTATGGCTATTTTTTTGTATCCTTTATCTAATGCCATTTTAAGACCTGCTATTGGATCAAGTGATGCAGTTTTAGGATCTAGAACATTTTCTATTCCTACATTTTCTATTACTTCTGGTATTGGTGTAGTACTAACTAGTGCTGATACTCGTCCTCCTACTCCTTGGATTATTTCAGGATCATCCATTAATAGTGTTCCTACTCCATCACATGCTCCTACTACTACATCTATATTTCCAAGTTCTTTGTTTGTTTTTAGTATTTCTGATATTCCTACAGATAGCATGTCATCTAGGCGTACTTTTCTTTGTGGTGTACACATTCCAAAGTCATCTATTCTATATTGAATGTTTTTCTTTATTGCTTCTGGTGTTATTTTTTCCATTTTATGATATTTATTAAATATTGGGCAGTAGTCTATTTCAGGTTGTTCTACTTTTGTTACTTTTCCATTTTCTATTGTTACTTTTGCTCTTCCTATTGCTTCAATTACGTGTTTATCTTTAATCATTTTTGCATCCTTTCTTTATTTTTTTTTATGTGTATTTATTATATTTTTTTTTAGTATTTTTAATTTTTAGTTTGTGAGTTATGAAACCATAAAATATAAATATGACTTTAAAGATATCTATTACTAAGTAGCCACGCCGGGGTGGCTCAGCTGGTTAGAGCGCACGGCTCATAGGGTATTAAGCAGAGCTCTGACTTTTTCCTGGGATACCGTGAGGTCGCGGGTTCGAATCCCGCCCCCGGCACTTATACTATTAAAAATAATAGTATGAGTAGTAAAATCTTTAATAAAATATAAAAATGTTATTTAACATTTACAATATTTTTTTCTTATTTTTATAAATACTAATTTTTTCTTAAATTTCAATATTATAATTCTATGATTTAATCATTTTTTTTATACATGATATATTAACAATTGTTATATTAGTTAAATGATATAAATAATTAATTAAGAAAATCCAAGAAAAAATAAAGGATGAATATATTATGGTAAATCTATATGATGAAATGATAACAAGACAAAAAGAAATATTTACAACCACACAACAAGAAAAACTTAAAAATACACCTGTATGTATAATAGGATGTGGAGGTCTTGGTGGTTCTGTAATTGAACAATTAATACGTGTTGGATTTGAAAATTTAACAATAGTCGATGAGGATGTATTTGATAAAACTAATATGAATCGTCAACTAAGATCAAATATTGACACAATAGATAAGCCAAAATCACAAATAACAAAAACTTACATAAAAAAAATAAATCCTAATGCTAATATTACCTCATATAATATGAAAGTAGATATGGATAATGTTTCAGATATTATAAGTAACTCTAAAATTGTAATTGATGCTGTTGATAATATATTTACACGTGTATTAATCTCACGTTTTTGTTATGATAATAAGCTTTTATTTATTCATGCTGCAATTGATGAAACCACAGGACAACTTACATCATTTAATCATAATACACCTACATATGAGGAACTTTTTAATCTTAAATCAAAAAATATGTCAATAAATGAAGCATGTGAATATTATAATAATATTAATTTTAGAAAACCTCAAGTTTTAGGTACAACTGCTGCTATTTTTGGATGTTTAGAGGTTAATGAGGTTATTAAACATGTTTTAAAATTAGATGATAGGATTTTAGCTCCTAATCTTTTACAATGGGATGTTTTTAGTCCTTTATCTTTAGATATTATTGAACTTTAATACATTTTTTACTATCTTTTTATGTTAGATTATAAAGTTTATTAGACTTCATGTTTTTATTAGAAATTTAATAGTTGTTTATAGTATTTTATTGTATTTTTTTTATATTTTTACTTTTTTGTGCTTATTTTTTTCTATTTTTTATTTCTTTTTTTATATAAATTTTTAAATATATTTTAATTACATATATAATAATATTATTTGAATTATGATAATATGAGTTTGAAACTTTTTTATGAGTTTAGTTTTAAATAGAGACTAGTTTCAAGGTTTTTTATCATTTTTTTATTTTAATAAAGTAATTATTCAAAATATTTAAATACTATTACTTTAAAAAATAAGCACAAGTAGGAAAAGGGCTTCCGACTATATGTATTTTTATTTAAGAAGAATAAAAAAAAATCATGAAAAAAACCCAAACTAGGAAAAAAAATATAAAAGAAAACCTTCAAAAAAAACACAAAAACAAAAGAATAATTTAACTTAGGTGAAAATTTTTATGTCAAAAAGAGATGACAAAATAGATGAAATTGTCAAAGCAATAGACGAATACGGTTCAAAATTTTTAAGATTCCAATTTGTAGATATACATGGAACACCAAAAAACTTATCAGTATCACTAAACCGACCAGATGATGTAGAACACATTATAGAAGATGGACTACTATTTGATGGATCATCCGTACCAGGATTTGTAGGAATCAACGATAGTGACCTCGCATTAAAACCGGATCTCAGCACATTTTCAACACTCCCATGGAGACCAGATGAAAAAGGAGCATGCAGATTCATATGTGATGTATATAATATAGATGGAACACCATTTGAAGGCGATCCAAGAGGAGTACTTAAAAAATCACTCAAAAAAGCAGAAGAAAGAGGATACCAATTCAACATGGGTCCTGAACCTGAATTCTTCTTAATTGAACAAGATGAAAAAGGAAACTACAAACCAGCAGACGATGCAGAATACTTCGATGTAGAGCCACTAGATCAAGGGCTAGATGTAAGAAAAGAAATAGTACTCGGACTTGAAAAACTAAACTTCAACATAGAAGTAAGCCACCACGAAGTAGCACCAGGACAACATGAAATAGACTTCAGATTTGATGATGCACTAAAAACAGCAGATGCAGTAGTAACATTCAAACAAGCAATCAAAGCAATGGTAGACAACCTTGGATATCAAGTAACATTTATGCCAAAACCATTCTTTGGAATAAATGGAAGTGGAATGCACTGTAACCAAAGTCTATTTAAAGATGGAAAAAACATATTCTACGACCCAGATACAGAAACACAACTCTCCCAAGAAGCAATGTACTTCATTGGAGGACTACTTGAACATGCAAAAGCATTATCAGCAATACTCTCACCAACAATTAACTCATACAAAAGACTTGTACCAGGATATGAAGCACCATGCTACATAGCATACGGATTAAGAAACAGAAGTACACTACTAAGAATACCAGCATCCCGTGGAATTGGAACAAGAATTGAATGCAGATCACCAGATCCATCATGTAACCCATACTTAGCATTTGCAGTACTACTTGAAGCAGGACTTGATGGAATGGATAATAAAATTGACCCAGGAGAACCAACAGAATTCAATGCATTTTCACTAACACAAGATGAACTAGCAGAACAAGGAATAGAAACACTACCAACCAGCCTCTGGGAAGCATACCACTCTCTAGAAAAAGACGAAGTAGTTAAAAATGCACTAGGAGATTATGTATACAACCAATTCTACAATATAAAAAGAGCAGAATGGGATGACTACAGAATACAAGTATTTGACTATGAACGTGAAAAATTCCTAAACATCTAAAAATTAGGGTATTTATATGAAAAATACCTAAAATTTAACCTCCCATACCTTTTTTTCATACTTTCAAAAATCTTCTAAAAAAATCCTAATTTAAACATCAAAAAAAATACATATAAAAGAAAAAAAATAGAAGCTAAAATTTAAAATAATTTTTTTAAAACTAATAAAAGAAGATTTAAAATAAAATATAGAATTCTCTTTTTTCACATGGAAAAAAACTAAGTCCTTTTAATATTTACAAAAATAAATAATCCAAAAAAAATCTTAAACTCCAAAAAAATGAAAAAAGAACTTAAAAAAAAACTAAAAAATATATGTAAAAACAACTTAAAAAAGGGGATGTGATTACTATTTCTATGAAACAAGAAACAGATATGAAAATGATGGAAATCTTACGTATACTCTATAATAAAAATGAAATACTAGGAGCTAAAGTCATATCAGAAGAACTAGAAAAACGTGGATATTCACTAGGAGAACGAGCAGTACGATATCATATGCACATACTTGATGAAAAAGAACTAACAGAAAAAGTAGGCTATAAAGGACGTAAGATAACTAAAAAAGGTATAGAAGAACTAAAAAAAGGACTAATATATGACCAAGTAGATTTCACATCCTCCCTTTTCCAGGAAAAAATGTATAATGTAACACTTGAACCTCGTACATCTAAAGGATCTGTTATTGTAAATCTTTCATCAATAAATGATCTTGAAAGTATAAAACCAATAATCAATGATGTATTTGATGTAGGACTAGCTGTAAGTGACAGATATAACATTATACAAAAAGATGATAAAAAATACATAGAAACTGTATGTGGAACAACAATAGATGGAGTATTTCAGAAAAAAGGAATAATATCAAAACCTATTTGTGGTGGACTTCTTCAAATTGAAGATAACATGCCAATAAACTTTATTGAACAAATATCTTATACAAAAACTTCAATAACACCACTTGAAGCATTTACAGGACAAGGATCAACATCAGTACTTGATGTAATAAGTAGTGGTACAGGTGTAATACCTGCAAACTTCCGTATGATACCAGCAGTTAAAAAACCTGAAGCTATACATATTCTAAATCAACTTGCAAAAATTGGAATATCTGGTGTTATAACAATGGGTGAAGTAGGAAAATCAGTACTTGGAATACCAGTAAATGATGGAATGATAGGAATTGCAATAATAGGTGGTGTAGCTCCACTTTGTGCTGCACAAGAGGAAGGATTTGATCTTAATGTTAAACTTGCTGATACTTCTGTTGAATATAGTAGTATGAAATCTGATAATCTCTACACACCAAAATTACCATTTAAAGCAGCACATTCAAAAGTAGATGAAGTAAGATTCTTAATGAACAAGATATATAATATAATCTCAGAAGTAACATATGATGTAAATAAAGAACAAGGAAATGTAATAACAAACATATCCTATCTAAAACGTGAATATCTTGATGATGCAATAGAAATAATGAATGAAGTATATAAGAAAAAACCAGAATACTGTGTGGGAAATAAGTACTCAGTAATTAATGCAAAAGATAATATGGTAGGAATTGCAACACTATGTAGTTTAACTGTTGATGGAATCCTTACAAATCATGGAGTAAGTTCAACACCAGAATATAGTGGTGTACTTGATATTTATGGAAATAATAAAAGATTCATTGATCTTATATCCTATGAAGGCTCATCAATAGATCCACATGAAATATTTATTAAAAAGAACATGCAAAACATTCAAGGATCACTAGATGATGATGGAAAAATACTAGCAAGTGTACATACAGTACCATATATAGCACGTGATATGACAATAGATATATTTGAATTACTTGAAGATTCAGGACTAGGAGCATTAAATGTTGGAAAACCAAATGAATATACATATAATGCACGTGTTGAAAAATATAACTTTGGATATGTACTTTCAGGTGGACTTAATCCAATAGCAGCAGTTCATGAAAAAGGCATACCTGTTGATGTAAAATCACTTGAAACAATAATGGACTACAACCTATTTGAAGAATTATGAGAAATTACCATAGTTATTATAAAACAAATAATAATAATGTATGTTATTTATCAAAATAACTTTAATAAATCTTAATTTTCTTAGATTTTTTTAAATTATTTGTTATTTCATAAATCAAGAGGTATAACAGACGTTATTTAAATAAATATTTATATTACATTAAAGAAAGATAATGAATAATATAATATTAGTGTTTGGTTTTTATAATGTGTGGTGTAAAAAGAAATGGTTAATTTTAACAAACAGCTATGTAATGGAATAGATAAATGTGAATCAAATGGTGTATGTATAGTGGTATGTGCACTAGATGCAATAGAAAATATAAATAATTACCCAAAGATAAATGAAGATGCATGCACAGAATGTGAATTATGCGTAAGAAACTGTCCAAATAGAGCATTTTCATTATAAAAACTCTAACCTTCCTTTTTTTATATTAATATAACAAACTTCTTTTTTTTTAATAAATAACAAAATTAAATAATCATTTTAAATAAATATAATAACAACAAAGTGATTAAAAAAACATTTTATTATCTTATTATTTTTTCATACAAAATGAAGTAGTAAGAAAAAAAATTAAAAGAATTTTATAGGAAATAAATACTATGATTTATGATGATGCATTAAATGACATAATAGAAAACGTAACAAAAACAACAAAAAATGTTAAAGATGAAGAAGTTACTCAAATGACAAAAATGCTAGAAGATGTAGAGAATATTTTTGTTATGGGACTTGGACGTTCAGGACTTGTTGCACGAGCATTTGCAATGCGTTTAATGCATCTAGGATTAAGTGTATATGTAGTAGGTGAAACCACAACTCCTGCAATATGTGAAAATGATTGTTTACTTGCAATATCAGGATCTGGAGAAACAAGTCACATAATAAGCACAACAGAAATAGCAAAAGGTATAGGATCAAAAATAATAGCAATTACATCATATCCTGAAAGTACATTAGGAAAACTATCAGATATCATAATACAACTTCAAGGAAGAACAAAAATAGATGCAGAAAACGATTATACCTCACGTCAAATTAGTGGAATGCACCAAACACTCTCCCCTATGGGAACAATTTTTGAAATAAGTGCACTAATATTCCTAGATTCAATAATAGCACAAATGATGGATGATCTTGGACAAACAGAAAAAGATCTTAAAGCTCGTCACACTGTACTTGAATAAAAAAAAATAGAAAAAAAAGAAAAAATACTTAACCACCCATTTTTACACTTTTTTTTATATGGATGAATTAACTACTATAACAACTTCATCTGTATTTGTAATATAGCGAAGTTCAATAATATCACTTAGTATACTTTTAATATTAATTTCAATTACCTGATTTAGAATTTCACCTTCAAGTTGTAAGGTTATAATAACATTATCATCTTCTATGTCAATAAATAGAATTTTACCAGGTATAAATATTCGATTATATGAAATTTGAAGATGAGCATTTTCCTTGAAGTTTTCTTTAATATAATCAATTAACTCATCTTCATATAAAATTACTTCATTAACCACTTAATAATACAACTCCCCTCTTTTTTTTCATTGTTTTATCCATAGTTGTGCTTTTCCACGTACTGTTTCATCACCCGTATAGAGGGCATATTTTCCAATATGATATTCTCCATTTATCTGTGGATTTTGTATTACTTCTTTTTTTGTGAATCCTTCAAGTATTTCACCAACATCTCCATTTACAACTATTATTCCACGTTTCATTTGTCCTGCAGGCCATTTGCTAATATTTCCATTTATTTGGATATATCCTCCAGTCATGTGTATTGCTGGTAGCATGTCACAGTTTCCATTTACTATAATTTCACCACCTGACATACATTCACCAAGTTGTCGTCCTGCATTACCATTAATTAGTATGCATCCTCCATTCATTCCACGCCATTCTCCCATGTAGGATGCTCCACAGAATTCTTTTACATCTCCATTAACTATTATGTTTCCACCTTGCATTTCACGTCCAACATAGCTTTCAGCATTACCATTAACTATGATTTCACCACCCTGCATTTGAGCACCAAGATGCATATCAACATTACCATTTGCTATGATTTGTCCTTTAGTCATACGAAGACCAATATATTTTACACGATCTAAATTTCCATTAATAATAATAACACATTCATCACCACTACTTGCTTCACCTGTAGTTGTTATATTAAAGTAGTCTGATAAGTTTTCTCGTCTATTTCCATGATAAATTAATGTGTTTTCTATTTCATCATCTGTTTTATCATATAATAGTTCTGGGAGTATATTGTCAAATTCAAGGGGAATTTTTGTATGTTGTTTCATAAATAAGTTTATTGTACGCATAATATAATCAAATCCTTTTTTTTCACTTTTATTTTTTTTTTCATGGTTTTATATCTACACGTTTTTCAGGTTTTGTGTAATGTTCTGGTACTCCATAGTTTTCATACTTAATTGTGTAGAATCTGTTAAATTCAGGCTTAATAGTTTCAACTAGTTTTTCTTCTTTTTCTTCAAGTCCACATACATTAGTCCATATATGACGACTTGGTGTTGTTTTTATAATTTTTCCATCTTTAACTAGTATTTGTCCATCTTTAATAGTATAAAGTGCATTAAGAAGCTTATCTTCAATAACTTTGGAGTTATTTTTAGAAGTTGGATCAAAATCATCCACATTAATATCATATACTGATACATCAGCTTTTGCACCTACACCAAGATGTCCTCTATCTTCAAGTCCTAGTATTTTTGCAGGTGTTGAACGTGTAATTTGTGCTATTTCATACCATGAATATTCTCTATCATAGGATGGTAGTGATGTTCTATTTGATGCCCATGGATGTACTTCATTATCTAGCATATCATTTAGTTTTTCATTACTCATAATCCATGATATTATCTTAGGATATCTGATAAATGGTCCTCCATTTGGTGAATCTGTTGTTAATACCATTTTTTCAAGATCTTTAACACCAAGTAGGAATTCTAATCCTATTGCCCATTGAAATGCACTTACTGGTGCTTTAGCTGAGTATATTGATGGAAGTAGTCCTGCTGCTGTTTCAACTTCAATATCTTTATTTGCCCATTTAAGTCCTGAAATCTTATATAGATCATACTGTGTTGGTGCATCTGCAGTCATTGTAGTTGTTTCATCAAATGTGATTTGTCCAATATCAAATGTAATATGATCATTATGATTTATATAATCAATAAGTTCATCTGCTGCTGATGTTACATCACGCCAGGTTGTTCCTGCATAGGAGTGAAACTGGATGTGTGTTGAATGAAGTATTTGATCACGTTTTACGTTTTTGTTTTTCTTAATATCTTTAACACATTCATATGTTTCTAGTGTTGTTTCATAATTACCAGGATGTCCTAGATCATTTGTATGTACATGTACAGAATGTGGTAATGCAAGATTTTCATTTACCTGTGTTAATGCTCGTATTACTTCACGTCCTGTTACATTCCAGTGTTCTTCTGGATCATCTAGTCCATGTACATTTTTTCCCCATCCCCATGCTTCACTTCCACATGGATTTACTATTTTAATTCCATATCCACGAGCTAGTTTTAGCCATTTTGATATGAATATAGATAGATCTTCCAGATTATTTTCTTTTACATATTTTAGCATAAACCAGTTATTTCCAAAAAGTGTAAGTGTTGGAATATCAAGGTTAGGAATTTCATTTATTTCCTCATGTGCATGTTTTGCTTCAAGTGGTGGTACTGCTGCTTCAGTTACTGTTGTATATCCCATCTTTGTATATCTGTATCCTATGGTTGGACATGTAGGTAGTGAAAATCCTGCTTCAAAGCCATGTATTTTACTTGTTGCTGGTTTTATTCCACGACGTATATCTTCAGGTCTGTATAATCTTCCTGTTGAAAGTTTAGGTCCTGCAATGTGTGAGTGAAGATCTACACCTCCTGGCATTAGAAGTTTTCCATTTACATTGATTCTTTTTGCATCTGTTGATACACTTTCAACTATTTTATCATCACATATGTAAATATCCTTTTTTTCTCCATTTATATGGTTTTTTGGATCGTATACTATCCCATTTTCTAGTATGTATTCCATAGCTTAGTTTTCCTCCTTTTTGTTTCTTATTTGTTGTAGTTTTTCATAGATATGTGATAGTATCCATCTATCTGAATGACAGTTTTCTGGTTTTTCTATTACTTTTTTCATGTATATTGGTATTGAATCCATACGGTATGCTGTTCCTTCAGTTTCAACTCCTACTCTGGTACTTGGTAGTACTACATCTGAAAGTTCTGTGAAAGGTCCCCAGTGTGTATCTATTTGTACTACTGGTATGTCTACTAAGTGTTTTATTGTATGTCCTGGAAATTGTATTACAGGATCTGCTGCTGTTGCCATGAAAAAGTCTGCTTCACGTCTATTTAATAGGTCAATTGTTGTGGTTTCACCTATCATGTATCGTGGATATCCACGTGCAAAGTCTACTCCATATGGATATCCTGTTTCACTTGTCATTGCCATGTTAAATCCATTTACATTGAAAAATCCACGCATTGGTAGCATTGACCATTTAGAGTAGGCATTTAAGTCTTCTACTACTTGTATTAGTATGTCTATATTTCTTTGTTTAGTTTCATTTTGTGTAAGTCCAAGTCCAAAGAATAATGCTCCATTTTCAGCATTTTTCATAGTTTCAGCAAGTTCATATATTTTTTCACGTTTTATTCCTGCTACTTTTTTGGCTTTTATTTTTTTTCCTTGTATTGCAACTTTAAGTGCATTAAAGAATGCATAATCCTGGTTTATGTCATATTGTATTACTTGATCTGATACTTTTGCTGTATTTGTATATTTAGGATCAATTGTTATAATTGTCCGATCCTCACGTCCATTTTTTCGGAAGTATCCTTGTGGAAATGTTGTGTATCGTGACATGTGTCT from Methanosphaera cuniculi harbors:
- a CDS encoding formylmethanofuran dehydrogenase subunit B, whose protein sequence is MTQQPITDYDKEVKNCSCSYCGNNCDDITYLLKDEKIVGVRHACRLGASKIINDQDQRLLNPMIRNEDGILTECTWDEALEKVAHLLNESIRPVLYGWGETSVEAIKEGIKIAEMTGSVIDNQSTICHGSTIQAFQNIGHPVMTLGEVKNRSDVILYVGTNPMDDHPRHMSRYTTFPQGYFRKNGREDRTIITIDPKYTNTAKVSDQVIQYDINQDYAFFNALKVAIQGKKIKAKKVAGIKREKIYELAETMKNAENGALFFGLGLTQNETKQRNIDILIQVVEDLNAYSKWSMLPMRGFFNVNGFNMAMTSETGYPYGVDFARGYPRYMIGETTTIDLLNRREADFFMATAADPVIQFPGHTIKHLVDIPVVQIDTHWGPFTELSDVVLPSTRVGVETEGTAYRMDSIPIYMKKVIEKPENCHSDRWILSHIYEKLQQIRNKKEEN